From Erythrobacter sp. YJ-T3-07:
ATATATCGCTCGACGGGTGGAACGGCATCCTCGCGGTCAACCAGACCGGCGTGATGCTGACCGTGCAGCACGCGATCCGCGCAATGCGCGAAAATCCCGATGGGCCGACCGGCTCGATCATCATCAATTCCTCGATGAACGCGAACCGCGCGATGGGCAATTTCGTCGCCTATTCGGTGACCAAGGCGGCGGTGGTGGCGCTGGCGAAGTCTGCCGCGATCCATTGCGGCAACCAGGGCTACAAGATCCGCGTAAATGCGATCCTGCCCGGTGTGGTGGAGACTGCGCTGATTTCCAACCTGATCGCCAGCAACGAAAACCCAGACGCGATGCGTGCCGGTTACGCCGGCATGTCCCCACTCAAGCGCATGGGCGAGGTCGACGAAATCGCGGCCCTGGTGTCGTTCCTCGGATCGGACGAGGCGGCGTTTATTTCCGGCGCGGACCTGACAATCGACGGCGCCAGCACCGCCGGGATGATGGGGCTGTGAGCGCGGGCAGGCTCGCGGACCGCGTTGCCTTCGTGACCGGGGGCCTGCGCGGAATTGGCCATGCGGCTGCCGCGCGGATGCTTGATGAGGGCGCAACCGTGATCGTCAGCGACCTCGATTCCGAAAGCGACGCGCACAACCTGCTTGGCGATCTGGCCGACAGGGTCGGCTACGTGCAGGCCAACGTGACCGACGAAGCCGACTGGGCGCGCGCGCTCGACCATGTGAAGCAGGCGCACGGCGCGTGCCACATCCTGGTCAACAATGCCGGGATCGATCTGACCGGCGCGGTCGAAACGCTCGAGCTGGAAGACTGGCGGCGGATCATGGCGATCAATGTCGACGGCGTGTTCATGGGCACCAAGCGCTTCGTACCCCTGATGGCTGAAAGCGGCAGCGCTGTCGAAGGCGGGTCGAGCATCGTCAACGTCAGCTCGATCATGGGGCTGGTCGGCTATGCCGAAGTCTCCGCCTACAACGCCAGCAAGGGCGCGGTGCGGCTGTTCACAAAGGGCATCGCGATCGAGTTCGCGACCAAGGGCATACCGATCCGCGCCAATTCGGTGCATCCCGGCTTCGTCGAGACGCCGCTGCTCAAGGCAGGTTTTCAGCGCTGGGTCGACAAGGGCGTGGCCGAGAAACCGCAGGATCTGG
This genomic window contains:
- a CDS encoding SDR family NAD(P)-dependent oxidoreductase; this encodes MTERLAGKVALVTGGTSGIGAGTVARLRNDGAQVFFTGRNEDAGSEIAGQTGAKFIRHEVSDVDGWADVIAQIRNAHGRLDIAFANAGMERGDGSVEDISLDGWNGILAVNQTGVMLTVQHAIRAMRENPDGPTGSIIINSSMNANRAMGNFVAYSVTKAAVVALAKSAAIHCGNQGYKIRVNAILPGVVETALISNLIASNENPDAMRAGYAGMSPLKRMGEVDEIAALVSFLGSDEAAFISGADLTIDGASTAGMMGL
- a CDS encoding SDR family oxidoreductase codes for the protein MSAGRLADRVAFVTGGLRGIGHAAAARMLDEGATVIVSDLDSESDAHNLLGDLADRVGYVQANVTDEADWARALDHVKQAHGACHILVNNAGIDLTGAVETLELEDWRRIMAINVDGVFMGTKRFVPLMAESGSAVEGGSSIVNVSSIMGLVGYAEVSAYNASKGAVRLFTKGIAIEFATKGIPIRANSVHPGFVETPLLKAGFQRWVDKGVAEKPQDLVDAMNAATPMGRLAQPREIAAGIAFLAGPDASYMTGSEMVIDGGWTAQ